From Bicyclus anynana chromosome 7, ilBicAnyn1.1, whole genome shotgun sequence, the proteins below share one genomic window:
- the LOC112058209 gene encoding cuticle protein 8: MYQSVNNFVNMFTKIVTLSAILAVSAAGLLPTAHYSSAAAVSSQSIVRHDQPHGIAAAQVAYAAPVAYSAPVAYAAPRLSGHAVSSQNIVSHNQGYGAIGYAAPARVAIAHSAPVVHAAPIVHAAPAHGYIAAHQPEPYDAHPNYEFSYSVADGHTGDNKSQHESRDGDVVHGEYSLVEADGSVRRVEYSADAHSGFNAVVHRSAPSVHAAPVAHAPAHILAHH, encoded by the exons ATGTATCAGTCGGTCAATAATTTTGTCAACATGTTCACTAAA ATCGTCACTTTGAGCGCCATCCTGGCTGTATCAGCTGCTGGACTTTTGCCCACAGCTCACTACTCATCAGCCGCCGCTGTCTCATCCCAAAGCATTGTCCGTCATGACCAACCCCACGGCATTGCTGCCGCTCAGGTCGCATATGCTGCCCCAGTAGCCTACTCTGCCCCAGTCGCCTACGCCGCTCCTCGTCTGTCCGGCCATGCTGTCTCTTCTCAAAACATCGTGAGCCACAACCAGGGCTACGGCGCTATCGGCTACGCTGCTCCTGCCCGTGTCGCTATCGCCCACTCCGCCCCTGTCGTCCACGCCGCTCCCATCGTACACGCCGCTCCCGCCCACGGTTACATCGCCGCTCACCAGCCTGAACCTTATGAT GCTCACCCCAACTACGAGTTCTCGTACTCCGTCGCTGACGGCCACACCGGCGACAACAAGTCCCAGCACGAGAGCCGCGACGGTGACGTCGTACACGGCGAGTACTCCCTGGTCGAGGCTGACGGCTCCGTACGCAGGGTCGAGTACTCCGCCGACGCACACAGCGGCTTCAACGCCGTGGTCCACCGCTCCGCACCCTCCGTCCACGCTGCCCCCGTAGCCCATGCCCCAGCACACATTCTAGCTCATCATTAA